A stretch of the Zonotrichia albicollis isolate bZonAlb1 chromosome 31, bZonAlb1.hap1, whole genome shotgun sequence genome encodes the following:
- the LOC141725944 gene encoding uncharacterized protein LOC141725944 isoform X2 — MAVRQMVHVSGSAHGKLSLVLLQPQVTVVAILGELLDTLPRWDKEMVLLGSAGTLYRDLEDFTRGLWVTLYCIEGTWWHCNVSYNDDDPVTFLSQALAAYKSTPGTTRNRVIMAASEWHRSAHALVNRWAKLAEKATKLHNTCWDLSTKAGTTTTWASELQDVAAHDGTAQENMVEMGQALGREEGVEVVARHGAQVRREARVAASEATRATMVRERVEAALGLLERLEAACDEATAFPRELQWRLRDIEAALKGTNEASPNVPKDLVAKVAEAEKLWEANTCLAKGHLLGTLQDMFSFYFTAGPTSPSACGVAEWCQRAIEDIPRLLQPPEHPQVVPKVFPVSMELQKLSVALLQPQITVVATLGELLDTLPRRDEILLPLSALSLYWDLADFTRDLRVTLYCVDDTWWRRSVTSDDRDPVTTLSQALEAWESTPGITWNDVTMAASEWQGLVSVLVDRWTRLARAATKLHNTCKRRGH; from the exons ATGGCCGTTCGGCAGATGGTGCATGTCAGTGGGAGTGCTCACGGAAAG ctgtccctggtcctgctgcagccacaggtcacTGTGGTGGCCATCCTGGGCGAGCTGCTGGACACCCTGCCCAGGTGGGACAAGGAGATGGTGCTGCTTGGGTCTGCAGGGACACTGTACCGGGACCTGGAGGACTTCACCAGGGGCCTCTGGGTCACCCTGTACTGCATTGAGGGCACCTGGTGGCACTGCAATGTCAGCTACAATGATGATGACCCTGTAACCTTCCTGAGCCAGGCCCTGGCTGCCTACAAGAGCACCCCAGGGACCACCCGGAACCGTGTGATAATGGCAGCCAGCGAATGGCACAGGTCGGCGCATGCGCTTGTGAACAGATGGGCCAAGCTGGCTGAGAAAGCCACCAAGCTCCACAACACCTGCTGGGATTTGTCCACCAAGGcaggcaccaccaccacctggGCCAGCGAGCTGCAGGACGTGGCTGCCCATGAtgggacagctcaggaaaaCATGGTGGAGATGGGtcaggccctgggcagggaggagggggtcGAGGTGGTGGCCAGGCATGGAGCCCAGGTGAGGAGAGAGGCCAGGGTGGCTGCCAGCGAGGCAACAAGGGCCACCATGGTGAGAGAGCGGGTGGAGgcggccctggggctgctggagcgctTGGAGGCCGCGTGTGACGAAGCCACCGCGTTCCCCCGGGAGTTGCAGTGGCGGCTCAGGGACATTGAGGCTGCCCTGAAGGGAACAAATGAGgcgtcccccaatgtccccaaggacTTGGTGGCCAAGGTGGCCGAGGCCGAGAAGCTGTGGGAGGCCAACACCTGCCTGGCCAAGGGTCACCTGCTGGGGACACTTCAAGACATGTTCAGCTTCTATTTCACTGCTGGTCCCACCAGCCCCAGTGCCTGTGGGGTGGCCGAGTGGTGCCAAAGAGCCATCGAGGACATCCCAAGGCTCCTTCAAcccccagagcatccccaaGTTGTCCCCAAGGTGTTCCCAGTGAGCATGGAGCTCCAAAAG ctctccgtGGCCCTGCTTCAGCCACAGATCACCGTGGTGGCCACCCTGGGCGAGCTGCTGGACACCCTGCCCAGGAGGGATGAGATTCTGCTGCCCTTGTCTGCATTGAGCCTGTACTGGGACCTGGCGGACTTCACCAGGGACCTCCGGGTCACCCTGTACTGCGTTGATGACACCTGGTGGCGCCGCAGTGTCACCTCTGATGATAGGGATCCTGTCACCACCCTGAGCCAGGCCCTGGAAGCCTGGGAGAGCACCCCAGGGATCACCTGGAATGATGTGACAATGGCGGCCAGTGAGTGGCAGGGGTTGGTGTCTGTGCTTGTGGACAGATGGACCCggctggccagggcagccaccaaGCTCCACAACACCTGCAAGAGACGTGGCCACTGA
- the LOC141725944 gene encoding uncharacterized protein LOC141725944 isoform X1: MNKRLRNEWKGQKEPLGGWGPPQEAVSATRFLIPPLSPPQLSLVLLQPQVTVVAILGELLDTLPRWDKEMVLLGSAGTLYRDLEDFTRGLWVTLYCIEGTWWHCNVSYNDDDPVTFLSQALAAYKSTPGTTRNRVIMAASEWHRSAHALVNRWAKLAEKATKLHNTCWDLSTKAGTTTTWASELQDVAAHDGTAQENMVEMGQALGREEGVEVVARHGAQVRREARVAASEATRATMVRERVEAALGLLERLEAACDEATAFPRELQWRLRDIEAALKGTNEASPNVPKDLVAKVAEAEKLWEANTCLAKGHLLGTLQDMFSFYFTAGPTSPSACGVAEWCQRAIEDIPRLLQPPEHPQVVPKVFPVSMELQKLSVALLQPQITVVATLGELLDTLPRRDEILLPLSALSLYWDLADFTRDLRVTLYCVDDTWWRRSVTSDDRDPVTTLSQALEAWESTPGITWNDVTMAASEWQGLVSVLVDRWTRLARAATKLHNTCKRRGH; this comes from the exons ATGAACaagagactgagaaatgaatgGAAGGGACAAAAGGAACCCCTCGGGGGCTGGGGGCCACCCCAAGAGGCTGTAAGTGCCACCAGGTTCCTGAtacctcccctgtcccctccccagctgtccctggtcctgctgcagccacaggtcacTGTGGTGGCCATCCTGGGCGAGCTGCTGGACACCCTGCCCAGGTGGGACAAGGAGATGGTGCTGCTTGGGTCTGCAGGGACACTGTACCGGGACCTGGAGGACTTCACCAGGGGCCTCTGGGTCACCCTGTACTGCATTGAGGGCACCTGGTGGCACTGCAATGTCAGCTACAATGATGATGACCCTGTAACCTTCCTGAGCCAGGCCCTGGCTGCCTACAAGAGCACCCCAGGGACCACCCGGAACCGTGTGATAATGGCAGCCAGCGAATGGCACAGGTCGGCGCATGCGCTTGTGAACAGATGGGCCAAGCTGGCTGAGAAAGCCACCAAGCTCCACAACACCTGCTGGGATTTGTCCACCAAGGcaggcaccaccaccacctggGCCAGCGAGCTGCAGGACGTGGCTGCCCATGAtgggacagctcaggaaaaCATGGTGGAGATGGGtcaggccctgggcagggaggagggggtcGAGGTGGTGGCCAGGCATGGAGCCCAGGTGAGGAGAGAGGCCAGGGTGGCTGCCAGCGAGGCAACAAGGGCCACCATGGTGAGAGAGCGGGTGGAGgcggccctggggctgctggagcgctTGGAGGCCGCGTGTGACGAAGCCACCGCGTTCCCCCGGGAGTTGCAGTGGCGGCTCAGGGACATTGAGGCTGCCCTGAAGGGAACAAATGAGgcgtcccccaatgtccccaaggacTTGGTGGCCAAGGTGGCCGAGGCCGAGAAGCTGTGGGAGGCCAACACCTGCCTGGCCAAGGGTCACCTGCTGGGGACACTTCAAGACATGTTCAGCTTCTATTTCACTGCTGGTCCCACCAGCCCCAGTGCCTGTGGGGTGGCCGAGTGGTGCCAAAGAGCCATCGAGGACATCCCAAGGCTCCTTCAAcccccagagcatccccaaGTTGTCCCCAAGGTGTTCCCAGTGAGCATGGAGCTCCAAAAG ctctccgtGGCCCTGCTTCAGCCACAGATCACCGTGGTGGCCACCCTGGGCGAGCTGCTGGACACCCTGCCCAGGAGGGATGAGATTCTGCTGCCCTTGTCTGCATTGAGCCTGTACTGGGACCTGGCGGACTTCACCAGGGACCTCCGGGTCACCCTGTACTGCGTTGATGACACCTGGTGGCGCCGCAGTGTCACCTCTGATGATAGGGATCCTGTCACCACCCTGAGCCAGGCCCTGGAAGCCTGGGAGAGCACCCCAGGGATCACCTGGAATGATGTGACAATGGCGGCCAGTGAGTGGCAGGGGTTGGTGTCTGTGCTTGTGGACAGATGGACCCggctggccagggcagccaccaaGCTCCACAACACCTGCAAGAGACGTGGCCACTGA